In Pelecanus crispus isolate bPelCri1 chromosome 13, bPelCri1.pri, whole genome shotgun sequence, the DNA window GTCTGGCCCAGGGGTGACCATTTAAAAGTGTATgacaaatctttatttttatgagaGCTGGCCACCTCTATTTTGTATCTTTACTAAGTGTATGTATTCAGAAATGGGTAAGAGCAGGTTGCTGTGTTGTTTTGCAATGTTGGTAAGGAAACTGGTCAAAGTAAAGTCTGGTTTGGGTGATACTATACGCTAGCCCTTTGCTGCATGACTGAGCAATGGGGTGGCACTTGCTTTAGTTCTGGTGGCTGCAGTGATGTCTTTTATGTTGAGTTTGGAGACCAGTATTGCTTTAGACCACTGCTGTCTGCTTGTttcaacatctttcttttctgagaaattaaaaggGAAAGTAAGCAGTTGTTTGGGCAACACAGAAGCTTGCCTTGTGATTGACTCCCATGCTCTGgcatggagcagcagcagatgtgCTGCCTAATTTCCCTTCAAAGATGgtatcagttaaaaaaacccagttaaaATCACTTGTTGATTTTGGTGAAATCATGTGTTTCCAATTACTCTTTCTGGAGAAGGTTGACGTTGGAGATAAGAATCAAAACTGCAAAAGGCTAAAATATGATAGTGAGAAGTAAAAACCTATAAAGCATCACTTCTGGCTGGGCGCAAATTCTTTCTCTCTGGTTGCACGTGGGTTTCTTCTGCTGCTCGTCAGGCTGTCTCTGAGTCTTGGGTAATTATTGCCAAAGGCAGCCTTGCCTGTGGGAAGCATGCTGAGGAGTGTGTGTTTGCTATCTCATTCTCCTGACTGGATCCTGGTTGATTTGTAGGTGTACTGGATTCATCTTCCAGAAAGTTGGAAAGCTGGCAGCGACAGCGGTGGGAGGTGGCTTTTTCTTACTTCAGGTGTGTATGAACAGTGGGCCAGGCTTTCTGAGAACTGTGCTGGTGGGGACAAAGGGCTGTCTAGTGATCATTACCTGTTGGGATGTGTGAGGCCaattccctgctctgccaggagctCTGTGTGGCCATGGATGTCAAAGACATGTGTTCCCCAGGGTACAcagatgcagcagcaaagcaggatCGGTGTGCGTAAACTTAAGGATTGCCAAAAGGTGCTATCTGCTTAGGGTCTGCTAACGAAGGCCAGGCCAAAGGCAGGTGGGGGCTGTTAACTGCAGGGGCACCTGAGTGAAGCAGGAGGGAgccttcagctgcagcaaaccacgctgctgctgcaggactgtCTGGTCAGAACTGGCTACTGTACTTAGTCCTATGCCTGTGGAGATGGTGTCCCTGGAGGAACAGCCCTGGATGTCAAGAGGGATTTGTCCATATCTGTGATATGCTTCCTGTCAACCTGGCTACCTGAGGACTCAGGCCAGCAGAGATTGGGCTCTCAGTAAAGcactggggaagaggagagaaatggaGATCCCTCTCTGTCCTCAACCATTTCTCCTGGTTTCCAAGAACCCTGGCACTGAGGGGAGCTGTTCAGATGTGGACATCTAGCTTGTACATCCTGCAGGAGGGAGAACAGCCCTCAGGCCTCACTCAGCAGTCTTATTTGTTTGCTTCTCAGGCGCTGTCTTGTGTGTGACTTGTTCCCCCCGttctcctggctctgcttgTTGTGCTGAaaacctgctctgagcagggagaGTTTCACTGCTGAATCATCCTGACCAGATCAAATATTTAGAGAGGAACAGGCTATTAATAGCTGAGTCCACCCACAccagcaggagagctgcagagagTCCTAATGATATACATGGCAGTTGCGAGGGGGAGGTGATGCCAGCTTTACATTAGAGAATAGAGGCTGAAGCAGGCTAAGCTGCAATGTGTGCCCTGCTGTTAGGGGATTACTGTGGGAGACTGTTGCAGGACGGTTAATACAGCTACAGGGGTGGTCCTTTGTCCAATTTTTAAGCTGGTGTGCTCATCCTCTCAGCCCACTGGACCAGTATGTGGGAGGTGGCTGTGGTCAGGGAAGGTGGGTGGGCAAGGGGGTCTGTTTAGCCATGGTCACGCAGGACTTTACTCCAGGAACTTTCTTTCTACCCCTCAAAACTTTAGATTGCAAACCACACGGGATACATCAAAGTAGACTGGAAGCTAGTAGAACGGGACGTGAACaaagccaagcagcagctgaaatttCACAGCAGTGGTAACAAAATGTCTCCAGAAGTGAAAACCAGAGTGGATGAGGTGAGACAACTCTCCCAGGGCATGTGCAGGTGCTTAGCTGGAGGGACAGCAGAAAATGATTGACTCCTGGGCTGTTATAGATCTTCCTTTGTGCAAATACAAGGACAGCTTACATGACAAGCAAAACTGGAGAGATGGCAAAGCTATCTATGCATATTTGAGACAGCCAGGGTGGCTTCTAGGCATGACACTAGCTCACCATGTGTTGCCACAAATTCCTTGGGGTTGGGAGAAAATGTGCTGGGGTTATGGGGAGAAGCGTCTCTTCAGTCTGACAAGAAAAGCTGAGCAGATCTGGCAGCAGAGTGGCCTAGTTACCCTGGGCTCTGCTGTACCCTGGTCTGGCAGGCACACCCAGCAGCCCCTTCTGTCAGACTCAGTGCTGGTTCTGAGAGCACCCTGGAGCACATAGGCTTGGGCCTGCAGCTCTCAGAGCATCTAGGCTGCACTGGGACTGGATCAGTTCAGGAGCTGTACATGCACCAGGGAGATTAGGGAGGGGAGATCATTAGGTAGGATACTTTCCCAGACCCAAGCAGTGGCCTCTCTCCGAGCATCACTCACCTTGGAGAACAGCGTGAGGGATGTCTTCTTATGGGGAGGGTGGGTGGGTGAGTGACCTGCTGTTGTTGAACACTGTTGGCTCTTCTCTCCCCTGCTTAGGTGATcatatttctgaagaagaatgTTATCCTGACTGGAGCATTTGCTGGAGGATTCCTGCTTGGAATGGCATCCTAGAAACTGCACTCTGCTCTCCCTTCATGTccagcctcccctgccctcctctaCTGCTGTTCTCTCTCACTTAGAAGTCAAAGGATGTTGCCAGCAGGCTCAgtcccttctgctcccaggttcctgggatctttttttcttacaaagctgcttctgattttcaactttttcctctgtctggGCTGTTAGGGTGCCAGGAAGCTTATGAATCCCAGTGTATCATTGTGATTCCTTTCCCCACCAAATATGCCCAGTCTCAAATTTTCTGATGAGTTGCAGCCTCATAAACATGTAGTGGCAGAGAAATCTCTTAAATGCGCTTCTTCCCAGGTGCTCAGGGCTGTTACATGTACCAGTTACATGTCTGCCAGTATATGTGTACAACAGCTGTCAGCTGCTCACTGCTATTTAGCTTGCACTTTTTCTGCCCCGGTACCTAGAAAGCCTGTGCTTCCCTCTGCACAGAGATGGTGTGTGCAATCCAAAATGTGCTTGGCTGTCCTGGGGTGGATGCAGAAGTATCGGGATATCCTGGGCTGTGTCCAGGACAGGTGGTTAAGGAGCAGGTTCATGCTTGCTGAAGGACTCTTTCATGTGATTCTGGGAGttctgccctcctcctgccattGCACTGCACATAGATGGCCATctggctgcttctctgctgttaTTTATACTCCTTACTGGAATTGCAGCACTGGCAATGCTGATGGAAACTGAGCACTGTGGGTGACTTTAGGCCCTTTCCTCATCATGTGTTCTGAAAGTCACTTAAGCTTC includes these proteins:
- the FUNDC2 gene encoding FUN14 domain-containing protein 2, whose protein sequence is MAVPGGGVKEDSFNVLDLAEYTKNRPWWRKVFAPSSGSSAEKYNVATQLVIGGVTGWCTGFIFQKVGKLAATAVGGGFFLLQIANHTGYIKVDWKLVERDVNKAKQQLKFHSSGNKMSPEVKTRVDEVIIFLKKNVILTGAFAGGFLLGMAS